The genomic segment CTCGAACTGGCCGACGTCGAGTTGCTGGCGCTCGACGTCCAGGAAAGCAGGGTGCGAAGGATCAGAGACAACCTGCATCGCCTGCGCCTGCCCGCGACGGTGGTACTGGCGGACTGCCGGCGGAGTCCGGATTGGTGGGACGGACGAACCTTCGACCTCATACTCGCCGATGTGCCCTGTTCGTCTTCCGGTGTCGTGCGACGGCACCCGGACATCAAGTACCTGCGCCGCCAGAGCGACATCAGGCAGTTCGTTCACCTGCAGCGGGAAATCCTCGATGGCCTGTGGCCCTTGCTCAAGGCGGGCGGAAAGATGCTCTATGCGACCTGCTCGCTGTTTGAGGAGGAGAATGCGGCGCAGATCGACGCTTTTCTCTTTCGCCAGGCCGCTGCCAGGTGCCTGACCGAGGAACGCTTGCTGCCCCGGGAAGAACATGACGGATTCTATTATGCGCTACTGGAGAAGGCTGCTTAACGCCTGGCTTTGCGGCCTGCTGCTGTTCGGGTCTTCCACCATCCTGGCTTCCGACATCAGTGTCCGCAACCCCGTTCTTTCGCCCAGCGACGAAGGCTACCTGCTGTCGGCTGACTTCAACATCAATCTGAATGCCCGCCTCGACGACGCCATAGCACGCGGGGTCACACTGTACTTCGTCGTCGACTTCGAACTGACACGGGCGCGTTGGTACTGGCTCGACGAACAGGTGATCAGTCGCAGCCAGACCTTTCAGCTTTCCTACCACGCCCTCACCCGCCAGTACCGCCTTTCGAGCGGCGCCCTGCATCAGAGCTTCACTTCGCTCGATGACGCACAGCGGATCCTGTCACGCCTGCGCAACTGGCTTGTTCTCGAGCGCGGTGCCTTAAGATTTGGGGAGAGCTACCAGGCCGCCGTCCGCATGCGCCTCGACTTGAGCCAGATGCCGAAGACCTTTCAGGTCAACGCCCTTGCCAACCGCGACTGGAATCTGTCGTCGGAGTGGGCGCGATGGATTTTCACCCCGTCGGAACTCGTCGTACCGGTGGTGCCCTCGGCAGTGCCCGTACCCGCCGCCGCCGTTTCCGACAGCAGATGAAGAGCCTGATCGTCGCCGCCGCCTCCTTTGGCGGCATCCTGCTGTTTCTCCTTGCTTCGGCGAGCGCCAATACGGCGCTGTTCGCCAGCCACTATCCGTGGTTGCTCGGCCTCAACGCCATCGTCGCGCTTTCGCTCCTGGCACTGATCGCCTGGCAGTTGCACGCCCTCTGGCGGGAGCACCGGGCGCATGTCTTCGGTTCGCGTCTCAAGTTGCGCCTGATGATCATGTTCGGGCTGATGGCGGTGTTGCCCGGTGTCCTGATCTATGCCGTTTCGGTTCAGTTCGTGACCAAGAGCATCGAGACCTGGTTCGATGTCCGCGTCGAGAAGGCGCTCGAGGCCGGTCTCAACCTCGGACGCAGCGCGCTGGATTCGCTGCTCGAGGATCTGGCGGTGAAGGCACAGATCATGGCGCTCGAACTGGCCGATCGTTCGGAAACGCAACGGCGGCTCGATCTGAATCGGCTGCGTGAGCAGCACGGGGTGCAGTCGGCAGCGCTGTTCTCGACCAGCGGCGAACTGCTGGCGACGGCGACGGGCGATCTGGCGACGCTGCTGCCGTCGCAGCCGGCCGACGAGCAACTCCGCCTGGCCCGCCAGGAGCGCCGATATGCCGTCATCGAGGGCAGCGGTGAGAAGGATCTGACGCTGCGCGTCCTGGTCGCCGTCATGCCGGCTGGCCTCGCGGGCGAGACCCGCTTGCTGCAACTCATCGACCCGGTCCCAAGTGCCTTGGCGCTCAACGCCGACCGGGTGCAGACGGTGTACGCGGACTATCAGGAGCTGTCGCTGGGTCGCGAGGGCCTGACCCGCATCTATGCCATGACCCTGACGTTGACGGTGCTGCTGGCACTGTTCACGGCCATCGCCCTGGCCTTCGTTCTTGCCCGTCGCCTGTCGGCGCCGCTGTCCATTCTCGCCGAGGGAACGCAGGCCGTGGCCGCCGGCGACTACACGCCCCGTCAGGCGGTCTACAGTCGCGACGAACTCGGCGTTCTGACCCGCTCTTTCAAACAGATGACCAGCCAGCTCGACGAGGCGCGGCGCGACAGCGAGCGCCACCGCAGCGAACTGGAAGCGGCTCGCGCCTACCTCGAATCGATCCTCGCCAACCTCTCGGCCGGTGTCTTGGTCTTCGACCGGCGCTTGGTCCTGCGAACCGTCAACCAGGGTGCGTCGACCATCCTGTCTGACGATTTCGACGGCTTGCTGGGTCAGCCGGCCGATCTCTGGGTGCGCCAGCAGTTGCTCGGGAAGGCGATCGACCGCGCCTTCGTCCACCACGAGCGTCGCGAATGGCAGGAAGAGATCGAACTCGATCACGCCGGTGGCCTGCCGCAGATTCTGCTCCTGCGTGGCACCGAACTGCCCGCCGAGTCACACGGAGGCTATGTCGTCGTGTTCGACGACGTCACGCGACTGATCGCCGCGCAGCGCAGCGCGGCCTGGGGCGAGGTGGCGCGCCGTTTGGCGCACGAGATCAAGAACCCGCTGACGCCGATCCAGCTCTCCGCCGAGCGCTTGCAGATGAAGCTTGCCGATCACCTGAGTGGCGCTGACGCCGAGATGCTCGACCGGGCGACGCGAACGATCATCACCCAGGTGCAGGCGATGAAGCGCATGGTCAACGATTTCAGCGACTACGCGCGTTTGCCGGCACCCGACCTGGCGGCGGTCGACCTGAATGCGCTGATCGCCGAGGTACTCGGCCTTTACGAGACCTCCGGCGTGCACATCAAGCGCAAGCTCAACCTCAGGTTGCCGCTGGTTCTCGGCGACGCCACCCAGTTGCGACAGATCATCCACAATCTCCTGCGCAACGCCGAAGAGGCCCAGGAGGGGGCCGCTGCGCCATGTGTCGTCATCGTCACCCGCTGCGCAGAGAACATGGCCGAGCTGGTGGTGAAGGACCATGGGCCCGGGTTTCCGCCCGAGATCATCGCCCGCGTCTTCGAGCCCTACGTCACGACCAAGGCGCGTGGTACCGGACTCGGCTTGGCGATCGTCAAGAAGATCGTCGATGAGCATCATGGGCGCATCAGCATCAACAACCGTCAGCCGGTCGGCGCAGAGGTCAGCATCAGCCTGCCACTAGCGCCGCAAGCGGACTCCGACAGCCATTTCAAGAAGACTCTTTCCGGGACCTGAGCATGGCGCAAGTACTGATCGTCGATGACGAAATGGGCATTCGAGAACTCCTGTCGGAGATCCTGGCCGACGAAGGCCACTCGGTATGGCTGGCGGAGAATGCCGCGGCAGCGCGCAGGCTGCGTGCCGAAAGAAGACCGGATCTCGTCCTGCTCGACATCTGGATGCCGGACACCGATGGCATCTCGCTGCTCAAGGAGTGGTCGGCGGGCGGACTGTTGACGATGCCCGTGGTGATGATGTCGGGGCACGGCACGATCGATTCGGCGGTCGAGGCGACGCGCATCGGCGCAGCCGATTTCCTCGAGAAGCCGATCGCGCTGCAGAAGCTGCTGCTCACCGTCAAGAAGGCGCTCAAACATGAGACTTTGCAGGTCAAGAAGCCGCTGACTCTCGATGCCTTTGCCCACTCCCCGCTGTTGAAGGATCTCAAGCGCCGTCTGGAGCAGGCAGCGGCGAAGACGTCCGTACTGCTGTTGAAGAGCACCTCGGGTGCGATTGCCGAGATCTGCGCCCGCACACTGCAGACGCCGCTGACCCCCTGGCTCGACCTGTCGACCGCGAGTTCGGCACTGACGCAGGAGATGCTGCAGAAAGCCAGCGGCGGCGTCGTCTTCATCGCCGATCTGGCGCATCTCGGCAAGCTGCAGCAGATGAGCCTGGCCTTCGCCCTGGAGCGGCTCGAGCGTCTCAACCTGCAACTGGTGGCGGCTTCCAGCCGGCCGCTGGCAACCCTCGTCGAGTCAGGCTGGGATGCGGCGCTGGTGAGCCGGCTGGGCGAAGTGTGGGTGGCTCTACCGCAGATCTCGGGTCACGCCGATGATGTGCCGGAGATCGCCTCGCTGCTGCTGGCGCATCTGGCGGAGCGTGGCGAAGTGCCCTTGCGGCGTTTTTCCAGCGGCGCGCAGAACGCCCTCCGCATGCACCGCTGGCACGGCGAGTGGGCGGAACTGCTTGGCACGGTGCGCAACCTCGCCCTCTCCGCGCTCGAGGAGGAGATCAGCAGCGAAGACGTGACCCGTATCCTGCAGACCGAGGTGGTCGAGAACGGCGTGACGCAGGCCTTGCCGGCGGCCTTTTTCGACCAGCCGTTGCGCGAGGCGCGGGAGGCCTTCGAGAAGATGTACTTCGAGTACCATTTGACTGGCGAACGCGGTAGCATGACGCGTTTGGCGGAGAAGACCGGTCTCGAACGGACGCACCTCTATCGCAAGTTGAAGCAGCTTGGCCTGAACATCGGCCGGCGTGGCGACGAACGCGACTGAGGCGGGACCACCGGTTTCCTGCATGTCGGGGCAGAGGAGGGGCAGTGCGCATCGTGATCCTGGGTGCTGGGCAGGTAGGGGCCAGCGTTGCCGAGAGTTTGGCTTCCGAGAACAACGACATCACCATGGTCGACAGCGACCAGGACCGCCTCGCCTACCTGCAGGACCGCCTCGACATCCAGACGGTACATGGCAACGCGGCGCATCCTTCCGTTCTGGCGAGCGCCGGTGTGGACGACGCCGACCTGCTGATCGCCGTCACCCAGAGCGACCAGACCAATCTCGTCGCCTGCAAGGTGGCGCACAGTGTCTTCAACGTACCCTCGCGAATCGCCCGCCTGCGAGCCGCCGACTTCGTCGACAGCGAAAAGCTGCTGGCGCCCGAGAACTTCGCCGTCGATTACGCACTGGTACCGGAGAAGGTGATCACCGAATACATCGCGCGCCTGGTGGACTTTCCGGAAGCGCTGCAGGTGCTCAGTTTTGCCGGTGGTTCGGTGGTCCTGGTGGGCGTCCGGGCCTACGCGGGTGGCCTCCTTGTCGGCAGCCCGATCAAGGAGATGCGTGGCCACCTGCCGCCCGAGATCGATGGTCGCATCGCTGCCATCTACCGCCGCGACGGCGCCATCACGCCGAGCGGCGAAACGGTGGTCGAGGACGGCGATGAGGTCTTCCTGCTGGCCGCCGAGGAGCACATCCGGGCCGTGATGCGCGAGCTGCGCCGCTCGGTCGAACCGGTGCAACGGGTGATGATCGCCGGCGGTGGCAACATCGGGCTGCGCGTCGCGGAGGCGCTGCAGGCGCGTTGCCAGGTCAAGGTGATCGAGGTGGATCGACGGCGTGCCGAACACGTCGCCGGTGCGCTGAAATCGGCCCTGGTGCTCAGCGGCGATGCCACCGACGAGGAGTTGCTGCAGCAGGAGGCGATCGACGCGATGGACCTCTTCCTTGCACTGACCAACGACGACGAAGACAACATCATGGCCGCCTCACTGGCCAAGCGGATGGGCTGCGCCCGCGTCCTGGCGCTGATCAATCGCCGGGCCTACGCCGAACTGGTCCAGGGCGGCCCGATCGACATTGCCATCTCGCCGGCGCAGGTGTCGATCGGTTCGTTGCTGACCTATGTCCGGCATGGCGACGTGGCGCAGGTGCACAGCTTGCGACGGGGCGCCGCCGAGGCGCTCGAGGTGGTCGCACACGGCGATCGCAAGACGTCGAAGGTCGTCGGCCGGCGAGTTGACGAGTTGCCGCAGATTCATGGGGCCTTCATCGCGGCCATCGTCCGCGATCTCGACCGCCACCGCGACGTCGGCTACCTCGGGCTGGCGAAGAAGAAGCAGAAGGGCCGCGTGCTGATCGCGCACAAGGACGTGGTCGTCGAGACCGATGACCACGTGATCGTCTTCTGCCTGGACAAGAAGGTGGTCAGGCAGGTCGAGAAGCTCTTCTCCGTCGGCTTCCACTTCTTCTGAGAACGCGCCATGCAACGCTATTACCCGGTGGTGCGGGTGCTTTCGCTGGTCATCCTGATGTTCGGCATGACGATGCTGGTGCCGTTGCTGCTTTCATGGCTCATGCACGATGGCGCCGAGAGCGCTTTCGACGAGGCGGTCGTTCTCACCGTCGCCACCGGTCTCGGCCTGTGGTGGGCGACGCGCCGCGAGACACGCGACCTGACCATTCGCGACGGTTTCCTGATGGTCGCCCTGGTGTGGACCGTCCTGCCCGTTTATGCGGCGCTACCGCTGGTCCTGCAACTCAACCTCAGCTTCACTGATGCCTATTTCGAGGCGGTTTCGGGTCTGACGACCACCGGTGCGACGGTTGTCGTCGGTCTGGATGAGCTGCCGGTGTCGATCAACTTCTGGCGTACCCAGCTCGTCTGGCTGGGCGGCATGGGCTTGATCGTACTCGCCGTCGCCATCCTGCCGCTGCTGGGAATCGGTGGCCGGCAGATGTTCAAGGCCGAGACCCCCGGCCCGATGAAGGATTCGAAGATGACCCCGCGCATGGCGGAGACGGCGAAGGGGCTGTGGCTCGTCTATGTACTGATCTCGATCGCCTGTACGCTTGGCTACTACTGGGCGGGGATGTCGTGGCTCGACGCGATCATGCACATGTTCGCGACCATGGGCCTGGGTGGCTTCTCGAGCCATGACGCCAGCTTCGGTTTTTTCGATTCACCGGCGATCGAGGCGGTCAGCATCGCCTTCATGCTGATCGCCGGCTGCAACTTCGCCACCCATTTCCTCGTCCTCTCGCAGCGCTCGTTCAGTCCGTACGCGACCGATCCCGAGGCCGGCTGGTTCCTGCTGGTGACCATCGGCAGCGTCATCGGTATCGCCGTCTTCCTCGACGTGCATGAGGTTTATCCAACCTTCCTCGAGGCGCTGCGCTTTTCGGCGTTCAATGTCGTCTCGATCGCCACCACCACCGGTTTCGCCAATACCGATTACGCGCTTTGGCCATTCTTCGCGCCGTTGTGGATGCTGTTCCTGTGCAGTTTCGCCACCAGCGCCGGTTCCACTGGTGGCGGCATCAAGATGATCCGCGCCATCGTCCTCTACAAGCAGGTGTACCGCGAACTGGCGCGGGCGATGCACCCGAGCGCCGTGCACCCGGTGAAGATCGGCAACAGCGTCGTGCCTTCGAACATCCTCTTCGCCGTGCTCGCCTTCGGCTTCATCTACATGGTGTGCATCGTCTCGATGACCTTGCTGCTGTCGTTCTCCGGTCTCGAGATCATCACCGCGCTGTCGGCGGTCATCGCCAGTATCAACAACACCGGTCCCGGCCTCGGCGAAGTCGGGCCGGCGAACAACTTTGCCGGGCTCACCGATTTCCAGACCTGGGTGTGTACGGTGGCGATGCTTCTCGGCCGTCTCGAGATCTTCACGCTGCTGGTGGTCCTGACGCCTGCCTTCTGGCGCAAGTAGCATCGGCACCGGCGGACGATTCCCTGTGTGCAAACCAATCCCCGAACCGTGGAGCAGACTGTGAGCCGACCGAGCAACGACACCCTCCTGCGCGCCCTGCGCCGGCAGCCAACCGAGCAGACGCCGGTCTGGCTGATGCGCCAAGCCGGCCGCTATCTGCCCGAATACTGCGAAACGCGGCGACGTGCCGGCAGCTTCCTGCAGTTGTGCAAGAACCCGGCGCTGGCCTGCGAAGTGACGCTGCAGCCGCTCGCGCGCTACGACCTCGATGCCGCCATCCTCTTCTCCGACATTTTGACGGTACCGGATGCGATGGGAC from the Accumulibacter sp. genome contains:
- a CDS encoding sensor histidine kinase — protein: MKSLIVAAASFGGILLFLLASASANTALFASHYPWLLGLNAIVALSLLALIAWQLHALWREHRAHVFGSRLKLRLMIMFGLMAVLPGVLIYAVSVQFVTKSIETWFDVRVEKALEAGLNLGRSALDSLLEDLAVKAQIMALELADRSETQRRLDLNRLREQHGVQSAALFSTSGELLATATGDLATLLPSQPADEQLRLARQERRYAVIEGSGEKDLTLRVLVAVMPAGLAGETRLLQLIDPVPSALALNADRVQTVYADYQELSLGREGLTRIYAMTLTLTVLLALFTAIALAFVLARRLSAPLSILAEGTQAVAAGDYTPRQAVYSRDELGVLTRSFKQMTSQLDEARRDSERHRSELEAARAYLESILANLSAGVLVFDRRLVLRTVNQGASTILSDDFDGLLGQPADLWVRQQLLGKAIDRAFVHHERREWQEEIELDHAGGLPQILLLRGTELPAESHGGYVVVFDDVTRLIAAQRSAAWGEVARRLAHEIKNPLTPIQLSAERLQMKLADHLSGADAEMLDRATRTIITQVQAMKRMVNDFSDYARLPAPDLAAVDLNALIAEVLGLYETSGVHIKRKLNLRLPLVLGDATQLRQIIHNLLRNAEEAQEGAAAPCVVIVTRCAENMAELVVKDHGPGFPPEIIARVFEPYVTTKARGTGLGLAIVKKIVDEHHGRISINNRQPVGAEVSISLPLAPQADSDSHFKKTLSGT
- a CDS encoding TrkH family potassium uptake protein; this translates as MQRYYPVVRVLSLVILMFGMTMLVPLLLSWLMHDGAESAFDEAVVLTVATGLGLWWATRRETRDLTIRDGFLMVALVWTVLPVYAALPLVLQLNLSFTDAYFEAVSGLTTTGATVVVGLDELPVSINFWRTQLVWLGGMGLIVLAVAILPLLGIGGRQMFKAETPGPMKDSKMTPRMAETAKGLWLVYVLISIACTLGYYWAGMSWLDAIMHMFATMGLGGFSSHDASFGFFDSPAIEAVSIAFMLIAGCNFATHFLVLSQRSFSPYATDPEAGWFLLVTIGSVIGIAVFLDVHEVYPTFLEALRFSAFNVVSIATTTGFANTDYALWPFFAPLWMLFLCSFATSAGSTGGGIKMIRAIVLYKQVYRELARAMHPSAVHPVKIGNSVVPSNILFAVLAFGFIYMVCIVSMTLLLSFSGLEIITALSAVIASINNTGPGLGEVGPANNFAGLTDFQTWVCTVAMLLGRLEIFTLLVVLTPAFWRK
- a CDS encoding DUF4390 domain-containing protein, whose translation is MRYWRRLLNAWLCGLLLFGSSTILASDISVRNPVLSPSDEGYLLSADFNINLNARLDDAIARGVTLYFVVDFELTRARWYWLDEQVISRSQTFQLSYHALTRQYRLSSGALHQSFTSLDDAQRILSRLRNWLVLERGALRFGESYQAAVRMRLDLSQMPKTFQVNALANRDWNLSSEWARWIFTPSELVVPVVPSAVPVPAAAVSDSR
- a CDS encoding sigma-54-dependent transcriptional regulator, whose protein sequence is MAQVLIVDDEMGIRELLSEILADEGHSVWLAENAAAARRLRAERRPDLVLLDIWMPDTDGISLLKEWSAGGLLTMPVVMMSGHGTIDSAVEATRIGAADFLEKPIALQKLLLTVKKALKHETLQVKKPLTLDAFAHSPLLKDLKRRLEQAAAKTSVLLLKSTSGAIAEICARTLQTPLTPWLDLSTASSALTQEMLQKASGGVVFIADLAHLGKLQQMSLAFALERLERLNLQLVAASSRPLATLVESGWDAALVSRLGEVWVALPQISGHADDVPEIASLLLAHLAERGEVPLRRFSSGAQNALRMHRWHGEWAELLGTVRNLALSALEEEISSEDVTRILQTEVVENGVTQALPAAFFDQPLREAREAFEKMYFEYHLTGERGSMTRLAEKTGLERTHLYRKLKQLGLNIGRRGDERD
- the trkA gene encoding Trk system potassium transporter TrkA, encoding MRIVILGAGQVGASVAESLASENNDITMVDSDQDRLAYLQDRLDIQTVHGNAAHPSVLASAGVDDADLLIAVTQSDQTNLVACKVAHSVFNVPSRIARLRAADFVDSEKLLAPENFAVDYALVPEKVITEYIARLVDFPEALQVLSFAGGSVVLVGVRAYAGGLLVGSPIKEMRGHLPPEIDGRIAAIYRRDGAITPSGETVVEDGDEVFLLAAEEHIRAVMRELRRSVEPVQRVMIAGGGNIGLRVAEALQARCQVKVIEVDRRRAEHVAGALKSALVLSGDATDEELLQQEAIDAMDLFLALTNDDEDNIMAASLAKRMGCARVLALINRRAYAELVQGGPIDIAISPAQVSIGSLLTYVRHGDVAQVHSLRRGAAEALEVVAHGDRKTSKVVGRRVDELPQIHGAFIAAIVRDLDRHRDVGYLGLAKKKQKGRVLIAHKDVVVETDDHVIVFCLDKKVVRQVEKLFSVGFHFF